A region of Struthio camelus isolate bStrCam1 chromosome 30, bStrCam1.hap1, whole genome shotgun sequence DNA encodes the following proteins:
- the VANGL2 gene encoding vang-like protein 2, with amino-acid sequence MDNESQYSGYSYKSGHSRSSRKHRDRRDRHRSKSRDGSRGDKSVTIQAPGEPLLDNESTRGDERDDNWGETTTVVTGTSEHSISHDDITRITKDMEDSAHLDCSRHLGVSLAGALALLSFLTPLAFMLLPQLLWREDLEPCGTPCEGLFISVAFKLLILLLGSWALFFRRPKAFFPRVFVFRALLMVLVFLLVVSYWLFYGVRILDSRDRNYQGIVQYAVSLVDALLFVHYLAVVLLELRQLQPQFTLKAVRSTDGASRFYNVGHLSIQRAAVWILENYYHDFPVYNPALLNLPKSVLSKKMSGFKVYSLGEENTTNNSTGQSRAVIAAAARRRDNSHNEYYYEEAEHERRVRKRRARLVVAVEEAFTHIKRLQEEDQKNPREIMDPREAAQAIFASMARAMQKYLRTTKQQPYHTMESILQHLEFCITHDMTPKAFLERYLSAGPTIQYHKDRWLAKQWTLVSEEPVTNGLKDGVVFVLKRQDFSLVVSTKKIPFFKLSEEFVDPKSHKFVMRLQSETSV; translated from the exons ATGGACAATGAGTCGCAGTACTCGGGATACTCCTACAAGTCCGGGCACTCCCGCAGCTCCCGCAAGCACAG GGACCGTCGGGATCGGCACCGCTCAAAAAGCAGAGATGGGAGCCGCGGGGACAAGTCGGTGACCATCCAAGCCCCAGGCGAGCCCTTGCTGGACAACGAGTCAACCCGGGGTGACGAGCGG GACGACAACTGGGGCGAGACCACCACAGTGGTGACGGGCACGTCAGAGCACAGCATCTCGCACGATGACATCACACGCATCACCAAGGACATGGAGGACAGCGCACACCTGGACTGCTCCCGGCACCTGGGCGTCTCGCTGGCCGGGGCGCTGGCACTGCTCTCCTTCCTCACCCCGCTCGCCTTCatgctcctgccccagctgctgtgGCGGGAGGACCTGGAGCCCTGTGGGACACCCTGTGAGGGGCTCTTCATCTCAGTGGCCTTCAaactcctcatcctcctcctgggCAGCTGGGCTCTCTTCTTCCGGCGTCCCAAGGCCTTCTTCCCCCGTGTCTTTGTCTTCCGGGCGTTGCTCATGGTGCTCGTCTTCCTCCTTGTCGTCTCCTACTGGCTCTTCTATGGCGTGCGCATCCTGGACTCGCGGGACCGCAACTACCAGGGCATCGTGCAGTATGCTGTGTCACTGGTGGACGCGCTGCTCTTCGTGCACTACTTGGCCgtggtgctgctggagctgcggcagctccagccccagTTCACACTCAAGGCCGTGCGCTCCACCGATGGGGCCAGCCGCTTTTACAACGTCGGCCACCTCAG CATCCAGCGAGCAGCCGTGTGGATCCTGGAGAACTATTATCACGATTTCCCAGTCTACAATCCCGCCCTCCTCAACCTGCCAAAATCCGTCCTGTCCAAGAAAATGTCCGGGTTTAAAGTCTATTCCCTCGGCGAGG aAAACACAACGAACAACTCCACAGGCCAGTCCCGAGCTGTCATCGCTGCGGCTGCCCGGAGGCGCGACAACAGCCATAATGAGTATTACTACGAGGAGGCAGAGCATGAGCGCAGGGTGCGGAAGCGCCGCGCCAG GCTCGTGGTGGCCGTGGAAGAGGCCTTCACCCACATCAAGCGGCTGCAGGAGGAAGACCAGAAGAACCCGCGGGAGATCATGGACCCACGGGAGGCAGCCCAGGCAATTTTTGCCTCCATGGCCCGGGCCATGCAGAAATACTTGCGCACCACCAAGCAGCAGCCCTACCACACCATGGAGAGCATCCTGCAGCACCTCGAGTTCTGCATCACCCACGACATGACGCCCAAG GCATTCCTTGAGAGGTACCTGAGTGCTGGGCCAACCATCCAGTATCACAAGGACCGCTGGTTGGCCAAGCAGTGGACGCTGGTCAGCGAGGAGCCAGTGACGAATGGCCTGAAAGATGGGGTGGTCTTCGTGCTGAAGCGCCAGGACTTCAGCCTCGTGGTGAGCACCAAGAAGATCCCTTTCTTCAAGCTCTCAGAGGAGTTTGTGGACCCCAAGTCGCACAAGTTCGTCATGAGGCTGCAGTCAGAGACTTCTGTGTGA